Sequence from the Hamadaea flava genome:
CTCGGCCACCCGGGTGGCCAGCAGTTCGCCGTCGGTCAGCTTCATCAGCTTGCCACGGAAGGTGTGCGCGGCGACGCAGTAGTCACAGCCGTTCTCCTCCGCGACCAGGAGGGCGAGCTGTTCCCGGAGCCGGGCGGTCAGCTTGCCCTTGACCAGGTGGCTCCGTAAGGCGAGGTAGCCGTCGAGCGCCGCCGGGCCGTTGGCCATGGTGGCGTACAGGTTGGGAACCCGGCCGAGCTGTTGACGGACCTTGTCGAGCAGGCCGGTCGGGTCGTCGGTGACTTGAGTCAGACGCGGCATCGCGTGCCTCCAAAACGGTACTGAGTGGTTCCGTTTGCAAGACGGTACTGACCGGTTCCGTTTTCGTCAAGATCCGGTTATGCTCGTCTCATGCCGACCCGAGCCCGCGAACGCCTTCTCGACACCGCGGAGGACCTCTTCTACGCCGACGGCATCCGCGCGGTCGGGCTGGAACGCATCCTGACCACGTCGGGCGTCGGCCGGGCGTCGTTCTATCGGCACTTCACCGGCAAAGACGAGCTGGTCGTCGCGGTGCTCCGACGCCGGGACGAACGATGGCGGCAGTGGCTGACCGAACGAGTGGCGGCTTTGGGGGGCGACCCGCTCGCGGTCTTCGACGCGCTCGCCGAACGGTTCGCCCACGCGGACTTCCGCGGTTGCGCCTTCATCAACACCATGATCGAGACCGCCGACCCGGACAGCCCGGCGCATCAGGTCGCCGCCGAGCACAAGGCGAAGGTGACGGCGTACGTCGAGGGGCTCCTGCGCGAACACGGCGTGGCCGACGCGAAGACCAAGGCGCCGCAGTTCGTGCTGCTCATGGACGGCGCGACGGTGACCGCCCTCCGCGAACGCACGGCCGAGCCCGCGGACCAGGCTCGCGCGCTGGCCCGCGGGCTCGTGCCAGACCTCAGCAGGTCCCGTTGACCGTCCCGTTGCTGCCGGTCCAGATGAAGGCGTCGCTGATCCAGGTGCCGTCGGTGAGCTTGTTCCAGAGGCTGGTCGTGCCCCACCGTCCGGTGTGGCTGGTGCCTGACGCCGAGCACGCGATCGACACGGTCGCGCCGTCGGCCACGCTGCCCACCACGCCGTAGCCCGTGCCAGGCCCGGAGCGCTTGTTGACCGTGCCGCCGCCGTTGGCGTCGATCACGCCCTGGGTCAGGCCGAGCGCGCCGTAGTTGTACAGCGCCCCGCCGACACCGACCTGCGCGCTGCCGTGCAACGCAGACCCCTGGTAGACCGCGCCGCCCGCGCGGATCACCCATTTGCCGAAGTTGTGGTCCGCGATCGGCACGTAGGCGCTGTTCTGCCGCAGGGCGAAGTGCACGTGCGCGCCGGTCGCCGAGCCGCCGCAGGAGACGTCGGTGCCGATGTTGCCGAGGAACGTGCCCTCGCTCACCGACAGCCCGTTGGCCGAGATGTTGTTGAACAGGTGGTAGTAGTCGGTCGAGTAGCCGCGATCGTGGATCACGCGGATCCAGCCCCGGCCGCTGCTGCACATCGTGTAGGCCAACCCGGCCCGCGGGGCCAGCACCCGCCCGTCGCCGCCGGACAGGTCGACCGAACTCCACGGGGCCTCACTGCCGCCCCACCCGTGCGGGCCACCGGTCAGGCTCCAGGACTGGCCGACCGCGTACGGCAGGCGCATGCCCGTCCGGAAATCGCCACCTGCGTACTCCACTCTGGACGGAGTGGTGAAGACCTGGCGCTCGGTCGTCGAGAGAACGGCCGCGCCGCCCGCGAGGTCGGTGAAGCCCTGATCGCCCTCCAGCTCCACGCGCCAGCCGCCGGCTTCGCGGTGAGCCAGGAAGAGCCAGCCCAACGGGTACGCGTCGGGCTGCGCGGACGCCGTCAAGACGGCGCTGCCGAAGGCCCAGCCGGAGCCCTCCCGCCGTTGGACGGTGACCTGCGCGCGGCTCCGGGCGGTCGCGGCCGACGTCGCGGGTGCATGTCCGAGTAGGACGGTCGTGACGGCATCCGACAGCGACGACGCGCTCGCCGGCGCGGCCGCGGCCGGTGCGCCGGACAGCACGCCGCCCAGGACGATCGCGATGAGCAGGGGGTACGCCTTTGCCATGTGCGCTCCTCGGGGACGACCGCCGCAGCCTGGGGTCGGTCGCCCCGGCGGTCTTCTCAGCATCCAGCCCGGATCACGGGGCTGGCCAGGGTGCCGATGTCCATGGACAATCTCGATACCTCGATCTTTGCTGCACGCATCTGGCGGAGGAGCCATGGGACGCGCCGAACGCCCGCTGGACCCGGGCAGCGGCCTGCTCGGCCGGTTCGCCGCCGAACTACGGGAGCTGCGTACCGCCGCCGGCCGCCCGAGCTACCGGACGATGGCCGGGCGCGTGCACTTCTCCCGGTCCGCGCTCGCGCAGGCGGCCGGGGGCCGGGTGCTGCCGACGCTGCCGGTGTTGCTCGGCTACGTCCAGGCGTGCGACGGCGACCCACAGGCTTGGCGTACGCGCTGGGCCGAGGTGCGGGCCGGACTGGAGGTCACGGCGCGGCCGGTGACTCCGGAGCGAGCCGCCTCACCGTGGCCCTACCAGCCGCCCGACGACGGGGTCGATCCCGACGCGGCCGGCTGCGGGCCGGACGCCGTCACCGCACACGCGCGCAAGATCGCCCTCGTCGGCACGCGGACGATTCTCGGCCGGGTCGAGTTGCGGTACTCCCCCACCTTCGGTGCGGCCTGGTCGCGGTTCTGGGGCTTCGGCCCGCTCGACCATCTGGCATCCGAGCGTACGGTCGAGGTCGAGGTGGTGGCCTGCCGGGTCAGCGACGGTGTGGCGGTCTCGTTCCGCACCGAGTACTGCTACGACTACCACTGGAGCGACCTGCTGCGCACCGGCGCGGGTCCGGTGTACGCCCAGGCCCGGCTCTATTGCGACGGCGGTCTGGTCGCGGCCGGCGAGAGCGACCGCATGCCGTTACCGTGACCAGTCGCGCCGCCGCCGCCCGACGATCAGGAAGGCGGCTCCTGCCATCAGCAGGCCGAGGCTTGTAGCTCCGATGTAGACGACCGGCTGCCCGGTGTCGGGCAGCGTCGGCCCGCTCGGCGACGGGACGGGCTCGCTCGAACTCGACCCGCTCGGGATCGGCCCGCTCGAACTCGGCGTGACGCTGCCGCTCGGGGTGGGAAAGTGGCTGGGGGTCGGGCCGGGAATGATGCTGCCGCTGATGGTGGGGCTCGGCGTCGGGCTGACGTCCTCGCATTCGATCGTCGCCGCGAACGGGAAGAGATGCACTTCACCGCCATCGACCCGGCCACTGCCCATGACCAGGGACTTCACCACCACCGCACCCTCGATGTTCGACGGATCCAGGTCGACGAAGTCAGCACGGGGCGCGTACAGCGTGCCTTCGAGCGAGTCTCCGCCGACGTGCTGGAGACTGGTCGCGTCGGGGAAGTTCCACAAGATGTAGGGAGCCTGCAAGCTGTCCACCCCGGGGAGCGTCGGCGAGTCCCAGGCGAAGTCGCCGCCGACGCCCGTGGTGTCCACGTTGACGATCAGCGGCGTATCGGCGGTGGGCTGATTGGTGAAAGTGAGCTCGGTGACGTTGTTCAGGTCCGCCGCCGACACGTTCCAGATGTTCGCCTCGCCCGGCGTCAACGTGACGAACGCACGCGTGCCGGGCGCGTACGGGCTGGTCAAGGGGTTTCCTGCGGAGTTGGTCGGGGTGACGTTCTCCGGGCAGATCGTGGCCAGCTGCGTGGAGATGCTGCGATAGGTCGGAAAGAGACCCGCGACGTCCAGCGGCACCGTCGGCCCGACCGACGACGCCGGTTGATGCACGGCGACCTCGACATCCGGCTTGGCGTTGTAGTCGTCGGCCGGAACGAGCCTCGTCAGCGCCGAGGCGTTGTTGTTGTCGGTGTCCCGGACGACGACTCCGCTCAGATCCCCGATCTTCATGTATCCGCCGCCGGTCACGTGCATCTCGACGCCGGCCGTACTGTTCGCGAGGTCGACCTTGCCGTTGACGATCAACGCGGTCGGCGCGCCGTCACCGGGAATCGTGAACGGGTTGGTGCTCTGGGTCAGCGTGGTGAAGTTTCCACCGACGAGCAGGTCACCACCGACGGCCACGGTGCCCTCGACCTCGTGGGCCCAGAACTGGGCGTCCTGCTCGACGAGCACGAGGAAACCCTCGTTGCCCACCAGCGGATCGATGACGGTGGCGGCCTGACTGCCGGTAGCCGTGAGGCCCAGCATCAGGCC
This genomic interval carries:
- a CDS encoding collagen-binding domain-containing protein, whose product is MRVSSRLVVVATAGLMLGLTATGSQAATVIDPLVGNEGFLVLVEQDAQFWAHEVEGTVAVGGDLLVGGNFTTLTQSTNPFTIPGDGAPTALIVNGKVDLANSTAGVEMHVTGGGYMKIGDLSGVVVRDTDNNNASALTRLVPADDYNAKPDVEVAVHQPASSVGPTVPLDVAGLFPTYRSISTQLATICPENVTPTNSAGNPLTSPYAPGTRAFVTLTPGEANIWNVSAADLNNVTELTFTNQPTADTPLIVNVDTTGVGGDFAWDSPTLPGVDSLQAPYILWNFPDATSLQHVGGDSLEGTLYAPRADFVDLDPSNIEGAVVVKSLVMGSGRVDGGEVHLFPFAATIECEDVSPTPSPTISGSIIPGPTPSHFPTPSGSVTPSSSGPIPSGSSSSEPVPSPSGPTLPDTGQPVVYIGATSLGLLMAGAAFLIVGRRRRDWSR
- a CDS encoding helix-turn-helix domain-containing protein; this encodes MGRAERPLDPGSGLLGRFAAELRELRTAAGRPSYRTMAGRVHFSRSALAQAAGGRVLPTLPVLLGYVQACDGDPQAWRTRWAEVRAGLEVTARPVTPERAASPWPYQPPDDGVDPDAAGCGPDAVTAHARKIALVGTRTILGRVELRYSPTFGAAWSRFWGFGPLDHLASERTVEVEVVACRVSDGVAVSFRTEYCYDYHWSDLLRTGAGPVYAQARLYCDGGLVAAGESDRMPLP
- a CDS encoding TetR/AcrR family transcriptional regulator encodes the protein MPTRARERLLDTAEDLFYADGIRAVGLERILTTSGVGRASFYRHFTGKDELVVAVLRRRDERWRQWLTERVAALGGDPLAVFDALAERFAHADFRGCAFINTMIETADPDSPAHQVAAEHKAKVTAYVEGLLREHGVADAKTKAPQFVLLMDGATVTALRERTAEPADQARALARGLVPDLSRSR
- a CDS encoding carboxymuconolactone decarboxylase family protein — translated: MPRLTQVTDDPTGLLDKVRQQLGRVPNLYATMANGPAALDGYLALRSHLVKGKLTARLREQLALLVAEENGCDYCVAAHTFRGKLMKLTDGELLATRVAEDADPHAEAVLRLARDVMRTRGKVDDATLAEIRAAGVTDAEVAEVVAHVALNVLSNYFNHLAQPELDFPAAPALDSVAAPGSDFPTVLAAADRAEEVVR
- a CDS encoding peptidoglycan DD-metalloendopeptidase family protein, with the protein product MAKAYPLLIAIVLGGVLSGAPAAAAPASASSLSDAVTTVLLGHAPATSAATARSRAQVTVQRREGSGWAFGSAVLTASAQPDAYPLGWLFLAHREAGGWRVELEGDQGFTDLAGGAAVLSTTERQVFTTPSRVEYAGGDFRTGMRLPYAVGQSWSLTGGPHGWGGSEAPWSSVDLSGGDGRVLAPRAGLAYTMCSSGRGWIRVIHDRGYSTDYYHLFNNISANGLSVSEGTFLGNIGTDVSCGGSATGAHVHFALRQNSAYVPIADHNFGKWVIRAGGAVYQGSALHGSAQVGVGGALYNYGALGLTQGVIDANGGGTVNKRSGPGTGYGVVGSVADGATVSIACSASGTSHTGRWGTTSLWNKLTDGTWISDAFIWTGSNGTVNGTC